One stretch of Oceanimonas pelagia DNA includes these proteins:
- a CDS encoding AzlC family ABC transporter permease: MTSKRGLVSLTLPVMMGYLPLGAVFGVLWVDAGLTWYWAPLMSVLVYAGAMQYLAVGLLAAGIGWIDLAVASLLVNFRHLFYGLSLYHLLPKGVIGRNYFIFGITDETYSLLSASGRVKDPETALWVVLLNQSYWVLGTLTGMALARGLPPGLQGLDFALTALFTVLAVEQIRAKKDWGAVALGVAAAAVAGIWVSDYFLLAASVMLVLVLLAWPERKQKEKPAHV, from the coding sequence ATGACAAGCAAGCGCGGGCTGGTGTCGCTGACGCTGCCGGTGATGATGGGATATTTGCCGCTGGGGGCCGTGTTTGGCGTGCTCTGGGTGGATGCCGGGCTGACCTGGTACTGGGCACCACTGATGAGCGTACTGGTGTATGCCGGCGCCATGCAATATCTGGCGGTGGGCCTGCTGGCTGCCGGCATTGGCTGGATCGATCTGGCGGTGGCGTCGCTGCTGGTGAATTTTCGCCATCTTTTCTATGGCCTGTCGCTTTATCATTTGTTGCCCAAAGGCGTGATTGGCCGCAACTACTTCATTTTTGGCATTACCGATGAAACCTATTCCCTGCTCAGTGCCTCGGGCCGAGTGAAAGATCCCGAAACCGCGCTCTGGGTGGTGCTGCTCAACCAAAGTTACTGGGTGCTGGGTACGCTCACTGGCATGGCGCTGGCCCGGGGGCTGCCTCCCGGTCTGCAGGGGCTCGACTTCGCCCTCACCGCCTTGTTTACCGTGCTGGCGGTGGAGCAGATCCGTGCCAAAAAAGACTGGGGGGCCGTGGCGCTGGGTGTGGCGGCGGCGGCAGTGGCCGGCATCTGGGTAAGTGATTACTTCCTGCTGGCGGCCTCCGTCATGCTGGTGCTGGTATTGCTGGCCTGGCCCGAGCGCAAGCAAAAGGAGAAGCCGGCCCATGTCTGA
- a CDS encoding putative selenate ABC transporter substrate-binding protein translates to MSMSVPARLLGLAALCLSGLTQAETFVFTAIPDQDERRLTERFGKIADYLADKLDVDVKYIPVKSYPAAVSAFRNDQVQLAWFGGLTGVQARELVPGSEAIAQGVEDTAFVSYLIAHESTGLSESEQLPAELAGKRFTFGDKGSTSGRLMPEFFLRQHFEQAPEQLFSRVGFSGDHNRTISLVQSGAYEVGAVNYAVWDAEMEKGNIDQSKVRVIWTSPEYPDYQWSIRGDVDARFGDGFKEKVKQALLEMKDPELLAAFPRSGFVNASNDDYAPIRDTAVAIGIMDPDQ, encoded by the coding sequence ATGAGCATGTCTGTACCTGCCCGCCTGCTGGGCCTGGCGGCCCTGTGCCTGAGTGGCCTGACCCAGGCCGAAACCTTTGTCTTTACCGCCATCCCCGATCAGGATGAGCGTCGCCTGACCGAGCGCTTTGGCAAGATTGCCGATTACCTGGCCGACAAGCTGGACGTCGACGTGAAATACATTCCGGTGAAGAGCTACCCGGCGGCGGTGAGCGCCTTTCGCAACGATCAGGTGCAACTGGCCTGGTTTGGCGGTCTGACCGGGGTGCAGGCCCGGGAGCTGGTGCCCGGCAGTGAGGCCATTGCCCAGGGAGTGGAAGACACCGCCTTTGTCAGTTACCTGATTGCCCATGAAAGCACCGGCCTCAGTGAAAGTGAGCAGTTACCTGCGGAGCTTGCCGGCAAGCGCTTTACCTTTGGCGACAAGGGCTCCACCTCCGGCCGGCTGATGCCCGAGTTTTTCTTGCGTCAGCACTTTGAGCAGGCGCCCGAGCAGCTGTTCTCCCGGGTGGGTTTTTCCGGTGACCACAACCGTACCATCAGCCTGGTGCAGTCCGGTGCCTATGAGGTAGGCGCGGTCAACTACGCGGTGTGGGATGCGGAGATGGAAAAGGGCAATATCGACCAAAGCAAGGTCAGGGTGATCTGGACCAGCCCCGAGTACCCGGACTACCAGTGGAGCATTCGTGGAGATGTGGATGCCCGCTTCGGTGACGGTTTCAAGGAAAAGGTGAAACAGGCGCTGCTGGAGATGAAAGATCCCGAGCTGCTGGCGGCCTTTCCCCGCTCCGGCTTTGTGAACGCCAGCAATGATGACTACGCGCCCATTCGCGACACCGCCGTGGCCATTGGCATCATGGATCCCGATCAGTAA
- a CDS encoding tRNA-uridine aminocarboxypropyltransferase, protein MSRATCPRCRLPARTCLCAHVHPQACPLPVIILQHPLEARHAKSTVPLLQLALPELQRVVAEHMTPPPPLPRGRWWLLYPNDKAADIDSTAPAHLDIGGLIVLDGTWRKTRRLHHLNPWLNDLPALSFSQAPASRYTMRKGPGGQALSTLESLAHVLDRLSPGFDPAPLHHLLAHRVAQFHAGGRDET, encoded by the coding sequence ATGTCCCGCGCCACCTGCCCCCGCTGCCGGCTGCCGGCACGCACCTGCCTGTGCGCCCACGTTCACCCTCAGGCCTGTCCGTTGCCGGTGATCATATTGCAGCATCCGCTGGAAGCCAGGCACGCCAAAAGCACTGTGCCCCTGCTGCAGCTGGCGCTGCCGGAGCTGCAACGGGTGGTGGCCGAGCACATGACGCCCCCACCACCTTTGCCACGGGGGCGATGGTGGCTGCTCTACCCCAACGATAAGGCGGCAGACATCGATAGCACGGCACCGGCCCACCTCGATATCGGCGGTCTCATTGTGCTCGACGGCACCTGGCGCAAGACCCGGCGGCTGCATCACCTCAACCCCTGGCTCAACGACCTGCCCGCCCTCAGCTTCAGCCAGGCTCCGGCAAGCCGCTACACCATGCGCAAGGGGCCCGGCGGTCAGGCGCTGTCCACCCTGGAAAGCCTGGCTCATGTACTGGACCGGCTCAGTCCCGGTTTTGACCCGGCCCCCCTGCATCACTTGCTGGCCCACCGGGTGGCCCAGTTTCACGCCGGCGGCCGGGATGAAACATGA
- a CDS encoding PhnE/PtxC family ABC transporter permease, translating to MNAQASMGRTSLLFVVLALLCLPWADFSVTAVDPWFELGRLGAGLLLPAWPGASVLLSALANTLAFALQGVALGAVLGLGLACGYRSAGVRRLAAGLRAVHELFWALLFMQLLGLSALAGVLAIALPYAGTFAKIYGELFEEADPAPEQALPAGFGRLSRLVYLQLPLCWRQMATYTGYRLECGIRSSAVLGFIGLPTLGYHLESLLRQGYYDEAAAFFYALVLIIATLRWWLRGRLVPLYLLAALIWLPPVASLNWALMARFFTEDIIPAPLRAGDWAGLWPWWAQLWQQQAGPGLANTLVLALVSLVVTGVLALVWFPAISRRFGNAVSRRASHGWLVLMRSLPEYLLAFVAMLLLGPGMLPAMLALGLHNGAIIAHLLGHHLNTLSLREDAPRGLNLYCFEVLPRLYRAFMAYSLYRFENLIRETAILGMLGIPTLGFFIDSAFSEFRFDRAMALLLVCAGLNILVDVAARRLRQRLHLGNRAEVL from the coding sequence ATGAACGCTCAGGCCTCCATGGGGCGCACCAGCCTGCTGTTTGTGGTACTGGCGCTGTTGTGCCTGCCCTGGGCGGACTTTTCCGTGACCGCCGTGGACCCCTGGTTTGAGCTGGGCCGTCTCGGTGCCGGCCTGCTGCTGCCGGCCTGGCCTGGTGCCTCCGTGCTGCTGTCGGCGCTGGCCAACACCCTGGCCTTTGCCCTGCAGGGAGTGGCGCTGGGGGCCGTGCTGGGTTTGGGGCTTGCCTGTGGTTATCGCAGTGCCGGCGTGCGCCGGCTGGCGGCGGGGCTCAGGGCGGTGCACGAACTGTTCTGGGCGCTGCTGTTCATGCAGTTGCTGGGGCTGTCGGCCCTGGCCGGGGTGCTGGCCATTGCGCTGCCCTATGCGGGCACCTTTGCCAAGATTTACGGCGAGCTGTTTGAAGAAGCGGATCCGGCCCCGGAGCAGGCCCTGCCGGCGGGCTTTGGCCGGCTGAGCCGGCTTGTCTATCTGCAGCTGCCGCTGTGCTGGCGGCAAATGGCCACCTACACCGGTTACCGGCTGGAGTGCGGCATTCGCAGCTCGGCGGTGCTGGGCTTTATCGGTCTGCCGACCCTGGGCTATCACCTGGAATCCCTGCTGCGCCAGGGCTATTACGATGAGGCTGCGGCCTTTTTCTATGCCCTGGTGCTGATCATCGCCACCCTGCGCTGGTGGCTGCGGGGCCGGCTGGTGCCGCTGTATCTGCTGGCGGCGCTGATCTGGCTGCCGCCGGTGGCCAGTCTGAACTGGGCGCTGATGGCCCGCTTTTTTACCGAGGACATTATTCCCGCGCCGCTGAGGGCGGGGGACTGGGCCGGGCTCTGGCCCTGGTGGGCACAGTTGTGGCAGCAGCAGGCGGGGCCGGGGCTGGCCAATACCCTGGTGCTGGCGCTGGTGTCGCTGGTGGTCACCGGTGTACTGGCGCTGGTGTGGTTTCCGGCCATTTCCCGGCGGTTCGGCAATGCCGTCAGCCGCCGGGCCAGCCATGGCTGGCTGGTGCTGATGCGCTCGCTGCCGGAATACCTGCTGGCCTTTGTGGCCATGCTGTTGCTGGGGCCGGGCATGCTGCCGGCCATGCTGGCGCTCGGGCTGCACAACGGCGCCATTATCGCCCACCTGCTGGGCCATCATCTCAATACCCTGAGCCTGCGGGAAGACGCGCCCCGAGGCCTGAACCTGTACTGTTTCGAGGTGCTGCCCCGGCTGTATCGCGCCTTTATGGCCTACAGCCTGTACCGTTTTGAAAACCTGATCCGCGAAACCGCCATTCTCGGCATGCTGGGCATTCCCACGCTGGGCTTTTTTATCGACTCGGCCTTCAGCGAATTCCGCTTTGACCGGGCCATGGCGCTGCTGCTGGTGTGCGCCGGGCTTAACATACTGGTGGATGTGGCAGCCCGACGCCTGCGCCAGCGGCTGCACCTGGGCAACCGCGCCGAGGTGCTGTAA
- a CDS encoding urate hydroxylase PuuD, whose protein sequence is MEAYLLDFGNLLLRWLHVIAAIAWVGESIYFVMLDNGLRPPKSEECKKKGVFGEMWAVHGGGFYHNQKYATSPEQLPEDLHWSFWKSYTTWLSGFGLFTLLYLTKPSFYLVNPNSPWEWAANMTGWQANIAALAFLLLGWIVYNELCKRISPNMENDGVLSIAVAVMMVVVAYLSTHIFAGRAAFLLTGAVMATAMSANVFFWIIPGQRRMVKALKAGETPNPLDGKRGKQRSVHNTYFTLPVVLLMLSNHYSFTYSHELSWVIMTLFIFAGALIRQYFVLMHAGHIRPGYPIAGVALILVAIWVGAPKPVAAPAAVAPAATQSETAAAGEEAAAPAAAAVTTAQVLDVMEARCVQCHAANPTQPGFAAAPLGVMLDSEEHLLLQVERVKQVVANKYMPLGNITGMTDEERALVAAWNGQ, encoded by the coding sequence ATGGAAGCGTATCTGCTGGATTTTGGTAACCTGCTGCTCCGCTGGCTGCACGTCATCGCCGCCATCGCCTGGGTAGGGGAATCCATTTACTTCGTAATGCTCGACAACGGCCTGCGTCCGCCCAAGTCTGAAGAATGCAAGAAAAAAGGCGTGTTCGGTGAAATGTGGGCCGTGCACGGCGGTGGTTTCTACCACAACCAGAAATATGCAACCAGCCCCGAGCAACTGCCCGAAGACCTGCACTGGTCCTTCTGGAAGTCCTACACCACCTGGCTGTCCGGTTTCGGTCTGTTCACCCTGCTGTACCTGACCAAGCCCAGCTTCTACCTGGTGAATCCCAATTCTCCCTGGGAGTGGGCCGCCAACATGACCGGCTGGCAGGCCAACATCGCCGCCCTGGCGTTCCTGCTGCTGGGCTGGATCGTGTATAACGAGCTGTGCAAGCGCATCAGCCCCAACATGGAAAACGACGGCGTACTGTCCATTGCCGTGGCCGTGATGATGGTGGTGGTGGCTTACCTGAGCACTCACATCTTCGCCGGCCGTGCCGCCTTCCTGCTGACCGGTGCCGTCATGGCCACCGCCATGTCTGCCAACGTGTTCTTCTGGATCATTCCCGGCCAGCGCCGCATGGTGAAAGCCCTGAAAGCCGGTGAAACACCGAACCCGCTGGACGGCAAGCGCGGCAAGCAGCGTTCCGTGCACAACACCTACTTCACCCTGCCGGTGGTGCTGCTGATGCTGAGCAACCACTACTCCTTTACCTACAGCCACGAACTGTCCTGGGTGATCATGACCCTGTTCATCTTCGCAGGCGCCCTGATCCGTCAGTACTTCGTACTGATGCACGCCGGTCATATTCGTCCGGGTTACCCGATTGCCGGTGTGGCGCTGATCCTGGTTGCCATCTGGGTGGGTGCGCCCAAGCCGGTGGCTGCTCCGGCCGCCGTGGCCCCCGCGGCCACCCAGTCCGAGACCGCCGCTGCCGGTGAAGAAGCCGCCGCTCCGGCCGCTGCCGCCGTGACCACCGCCCAAGTGCTTGACGTGATGGAAGCCCGCTGCGTGCAATGCCACGCCGCCAACCCTACTCAGCCCGGCTTTGCCGCCGCCCCCCTGGGTGTGATGCTGGACAGCGAAGAACACCTGCTGCTGCAGGTAGAGCGCGTCAAGCAGGTGGTTGCCAACAAGTACATGCCGCTGGGTAACATCACCGGCATGACCGACGAAGAGCGCGCCCTGGTGGCCGCCTGGAACGGCCAGTAA
- the fabG gene encoding 3-oxoacyl-ACP reductase FabG, with product MNATTRDMHNNICVVTGAARGLGRCISETLARAGAARVYACDINMAPAEAWLKEYDNVTAVPLDVCDSAALSRLSARILADHGRLDVLVNNAGITRDALLDNMTEADWDSVLNVNLKGVFLMTQAMLPLMKLQQSGSIVSISSIVGTDGNIGQSNYGASKGGVISMTKGWARELARGGAQIRANCIAPGFINTEMTQAVPQKVLEKMTARIPLGRLGEPTDIAEGVLFLASARARYITGQVLKIDGGLVL from the coding sequence ATGAACGCAACGACTCGGGATATGCATAACAACATCTGCGTGGTCACCGGCGCCGCCCGCGGCCTGGGACGCTGCATCAGCGAAACCCTGGCCCGGGCCGGAGCGGCCCGGGTCTATGCCTGCGACATCAACATGGCGCCGGCAGAGGCCTGGCTGAAGGAATATGACAACGTCACCGCCGTCCCCCTGGACGTGTGCGACAGCGCGGCACTGAGCCGCCTCAGCGCCCGCATTCTGGCCGATCACGGCCGCCTTGACGTGCTGGTGAACAACGCCGGCATCACCCGGGATGCCCTGCTCGACAACATGACCGAGGCCGACTGGGACAGCGTGCTGAACGTCAATCTCAAGGGGGTGTTCCTGATGACCCAGGCCATGCTGCCGCTGATGAAACTGCAGCAAAGCGGCAGCATCGTCAGCATTTCCTCGATTGTGGGCACCGACGGCAACATCGGCCAGAGCAACTACGGCGCCAGCAAGGGTGGCGTGATCAGCATGACCAAGGGCTGGGCCAGAGAGCTGGCCCGGGGCGGCGCGCAAATCAGGGCCAACTGCATCGCCCCCGGTTTTATCAACACCGAGATGACCCAGGCGGTGCCACAGAAAGTGCTGGAGAAAATGACCGCCCGCATTCCCCTCGGCCGCCTGGGGGAGCCTACCGACATCGCCGAAGGCGTGCTGTTTCTGGCAAGCGCCCGCGCCCGTTACATTACCGGCCAGGTGCTGAAAATCGATGGTGGGCTGGTGCTGTAA
- a CDS encoding branched-chain amino acid transporter permease, whose protein sequence is MSDFDYLQASLIMGGVTFALRAFPFVARGFIAHHHRIQVLGRRLPVAMMVLLTLYAVGVHHWGSPADGRDQLIAVAVVAVLQLWRRQALTSILAGTLVYMALVNGWPGL, encoded by the coding sequence ATGTCTGATTTCGATTATCTGCAGGCTTCGCTGATCATGGGCGGGGTGACCTTTGCCCTGCGCGCCTTTCCCTTTGTTGCCCGGGGCTTTATCGCTCATCATCACCGCATTCAGGTGCTGGGCCGGCGGCTGCCGGTGGCCATGATGGTACTGCTGACCCTGTATGCGGTGGGCGTACACCACTGGGGCTCGCCCGCCGACGGCCGGGATCAGCTGATCGCCGTGGCGGTGGTGGCGGTGCTGCAGTTGTGGCGGCGCCAGGCGCTGACCAGCATTCTGGCCGGCACCCTGGTGTATATGGCGCTGGTCAACGGCTGGCCGGGGCTCTGA
- a CDS encoding ATP-binding cassette domain-containing protein yields the protein MSEPASLFHFHDASLGYAGRPVLEALNLEVKQGDKIALLGESGTGKSTLLRRLRELRPDDVAWCPQQPGLVPVLSTFHNIYMGRLARNPFWYNLINLVKPLATPRDEIAGLASRLGLSGQLWRPAGALSGGQQSRVSLARALYQQRPVFIGDEPVSALDERQAADLLQLVCERHQTVVLALHNVEQALTHCTRIVGLRKGRLVLDAPSENLTAAQLRALYTTL from the coding sequence ATGAGCGAGCCTGCCAGCCTGTTTCACTTTCATGATGCCAGTCTCGGCTATGCCGGCCGGCCGGTGCTGGAGGCACTGAACCTGGAGGTGAAACAGGGCGACAAAATCGCCCTGCTGGGGGAGTCGGGCACCGGTAAAAGCACCCTGCTGCGCCGGCTGCGCGAGCTTCGCCCCGATGACGTGGCCTGGTGTCCGCAGCAGCCCGGCCTGGTGCCGGTGCTGAGCACCTTCCACAACATTTACATGGGCCGGCTGGCACGTAACCCCTTCTGGTACAACCTGATCAATCTGGTGAAGCCACTGGCCACACCCAGGGATGAGATTGCCGGGCTGGCCAGCCGGCTGGGCCTCTCCGGCCAGCTCTGGCGGCCCGCCGGTGCCCTCTCCGGTGGCCAGCAGAGCCGGGTCAGCCTGGCCCGGGCGCTGTATCAGCAAAGACCGGTGTTTATCGGCGACGAGCCGGTGTCGGCCCTGGACGAACGTCAGGCCGCCGATCTGCTGCAACTGGTATGCGAACGCCACCAGACGGTGGTGCTGGCGCTGCATAACGTGGAGCAGGCGCTCACTCACTGCACCCGTATTGTGGGGCTGCGAAAGGGCAGGCTGGTGCTGGATGCCCCCAGTGAGAACCTGACCGCAGCCCAGCTGCGGGCCCTGTATACCACTCTATGA